CTCTCTCTGTGTAGACACTGTACaaacttttcttttactttgtatctAGTAGTCCTCTGCTTGATCAGCGTTGAATTGTTTCATGATCATTCCGATGTTAGTATTTTTTGCTTTGaagtatttaaatttgttgatgtcATTGAATCATTTGGCATGGCCCTTTGGCAGAAATTAAACATTCCCTTAACAACTTAGGTCTTGACTACATATAGATCGACAATAACTTTGTGCCTTCCACTTGTTTTGTATGATCTGAAACATGCAGATGGATTATGATACATTTTGAATTGCATATTTCAGTGTTCATGTTATTGTGCTTCTTCTTTAATTGATTTGGCTGTAGTATACTTGTATAAAATGTCCTTCCGGTTTTTGTTTACAGTTTTCTCCCAAGAAAGTCGGTTCACCCAGGAAGACTGAGATCATGTTCATTGCACCAACTGGGGAGGAGATTAGTAGCAGGAAACAGTTGGAGCAATATCTAAAATCACACCCTGGTAATCCTCCAATAACGGAGTTTGATTGGGGTACCGGTGAGACCCCTAGAAGATCAGCAAGGATCAGTGAAAAGGCCAAGGCTACTCCAACACCAGAAAAGGAACCCCCAAAGAAGCGAGGCCGAAAATCATTGAGTGCAAAGAAGGAAAACAAGGAAACAGAGGCCGTTCCTGAAAAATCCGAAGgtgagaaagaaaatgaaaaggaagatGCACCAGCCACTGAAAAGGAAACTGCGGCAGCTGAAAGAGAAAAAGATACTTCCATCGAAACTCAGGTTCAGGATGGAGGTAAAACAGAAGTGGCAGACCAGACTGGGCATGCTGACACCAAGATGGAGGAAGCTGGTACAGATGTTAAGGTACCAGAAACTGCAGAGGCTGGCAAAAAAGAAGAGGCTGCTGGTACTGAAGAAACCCCGACTGCAATGGAGGTTCAAGAGAAACCTGCAGAAGCTAGTTGCACAGATGGGACTCAAACTGCAAAAGAAGAGGAAGCCCCTACTGAAAAGGTGCCACAAACTCAGGCAGAGGAGAATGGTACATGTGAGAAACAACCAGAAAACCCAGAAACTGTGACATTGGAAGCTAACGGGGGAGTAGAGAAAGAGAATCCAAATGGAGCAGTCCCTGTATCTGAGGGAGAAGCCAAAGAGACACAAGGTTTACAGGAGGTGGCTGGCAAGTGTAGTGTTGAGGTCGAGGACAAAGGCAAGGCAGTAGATGGGGAGGTGATTGAAAATGGTAAGGTTAAAGAAGGTGGGAAAGCTGATACCCCACAACCTACAGGATCTGCGCCTGCAAGCAACTAATATGACCACCAGTATCCTAGCCACCCTGTGGTATTCTAGTTTATTGTATTTGCCTGTAACCTCTATGATGATTCCATGGATGACTGTAACATTAATGATGTTTCTGCTAGATTTGTTTGTTAGTGGGATAGCAATCAACCTGTATCCCTGTAAGAAGTAGGTTTGAACGTCGCAGCTTTTGTTACATTGTGCAGAACTTAGATTGTAGGCACATGGAACTCGTGATTTATGGTTAGTGGCTCAAGTCTCAGATCGAACATTACATGTTATGTCATTGATTAACTGCACTGTGTATGCTTGATATGTTGTTGACACAATATGCTGGTGTTTTTTCTCTGTTATAACTATTCGGAACCATTGCATGGTTCCTGGTGCATGGAACCGTCGTGCCCTTGCTTAACGTGCAGCTTTTTAAACCCTGGTTAAAGCATGTAGGTAGGCGTTTCGCTCTCATGATCTGTTTACATAATTATTTGGAGTTAAAAGGCAACATTGATAGCTCTCCTTCATGAGCATCTTCTATCTTTGCTGGGTATGCACATGCTGCGTTGTTTTCAAAGCAATAACCGAAGGTGTTTTGCCAATGatttttaaaactgttaaataagagctatattttttctttattcaaagGTTTTCCATATGAATATAAAAGTAGGCTTTTCGTTAACCTACAAAACTGTTTCCTCACCAAGCTTGATTAAGTAGCTTAATAATCATGCCACCTCTTCTATAATGCAAAAGCAACAAGCAAAAGCCAAACTTATTTCCATCATTAACCAATGATTCACTTCTCCTCAAATCCCAAGAAAggtatacataaaatttattcaactatCCATCTGCATACACGTGGGGCACATGTACTTTTTACGAGTAACAGTGTCATTTGTTTATGGACAAGCCCCCAAGAATAGAAAGTTGCAGAAAAGGCATACTTTGATAGTAAGaatcttttagttttttttttttttttgaactttggGTTAAGGTTAAGAATCTTGGTCCTCTTCTTTATTTCTAAAGCCTTTTTGGTACATCATCTTTAAATAAGGTTTAAGAATATTTTCTTGGGTGGTTTTTGTGACATGCCTGCATTAACAAGTCTTGCCTTTCTTTTTGCTATAGTTTTTAAGTCATCAAAGACTGGACCAACCCCACCTCTTTTCTACAAATGGAATGCACATCCTCCGTTTATCTTCCTACATTTCATATGGGTTCTTCTATCTTTCTCTGGCTCTTCCTCATCTTCTCTGTCATATTCTCTCCTGGTATGCACCTTTCGTTATtgtatcttttctttttgctgatACTTATTGCATATGTAATacaccataaaaaaatttaaaaaagaaaaaggtccCTTTTTTTCATCAATATAGCTGCTTTGCTTTAATCCATTATAAGTTTGGTTGCATGCTGAGTTGATGAATTACTCTGCGTTTCAATGACTGTATTATTGCCCATGTCTAATTAAAGCACATATATTATTGGTGATGTGTGGGATCGTGCAGTTTCAGCTAAACATTCAGTCACATGGACCTATGGAGTAAACTATGGCAGAATAGCAAACAACCTACCACAACCAGAAAGCGTGGTGACGCTTCTAAAAGCTGCAAAGATAAACCACATTCGAATCTACGACGCAGATCACGGAGTTCTCCAGGCCTTTAAAGGGTCCGGGATAGAAATTATAATTGGACTTCCCaatgaatatttaaaagaaataagtaTAGGTGAGGACCGTGCCATGAATTGGGTACAAGAAAACGTACAGGCATTCCTTCCCGATACTCGAATCCGAGGAATAGCCGTCGGCAATGAGATATTGGGAGGGACAACTATAGAACTTTGGGAGGTCTTATTACCAGCAGCAAAGAATGTTTATAGTGCTCTATACAGATTGGGTTTACAGCATACTGTTGAGGTTTCAAGTCCACATTCAGAAGCTGTATTTGCCAATTCTTTCCCACCATCAGCTTGCATCTTCAGACCCGATGTTGCTCCTTTCATGAAGCCACTATTGGAGTTTTTCTCACAGATTGGCTCTCCGTTTTATATAAACGCATATCCATTCCTAGCCTACAAGAATGACCCTCAACACATCGACATTAACTACGCATTATTCAAAGATAATCGCGGGATTTACGATGCAAAAACGAAGCTACATTACGATAACATGTTTGAAGCTCAGGTAGATGCAGCCTATGCAGCATTGGACAAAGCTGGTTTCAACAAGATGCAAGTCATTGTTTCTGAAACCGGTTGGGCTTCGCATGGGGATCCTGATGAAGCTGGTGCAAACGTGAAGAACGCAAGGACTTACAACCGGAACCTGCGTAAACTATTGGGTAAGAAGAAGGGAACCCCATTTAGGCCAAAGATGGTGATCAAGGCTTATGTTTTTGCATTGttcaatgaaaatttaaagCCTGGGCCAACATCCGAGAGAAACTTTGGATTGTTCAAACCTGATGGAAGCATTGCGTATGATGTTGGGTTCACTGGACTGGTGCCTTCTGCAGCACCACCCTCCATACTTGTCTCTTTTAAGGTATGCTTTGCTTTGCTTCATTGCCTATCTCATAACATTCCATTTGAACATGATTACTGTTGTTGATTTGTGTAGTTAATTTTGTCAACATTGGTTTTGTTTGCAGGAAATTGCGGGGCAGGGTTGGTTAAGATGGTCTTATTTATTGGTTTCCACGGCTTGGGCTGTTGTTTTACTCTAGTCTTTTAGGATTATCAACATTATTTACTAACTTTGGATTCTTTGTATAGAGAAGTTCTTATCCGACCAAGTTTACTCAACAATAAAACTTCTATTTCTCAAGCCTccaatttccttttttatttaccaaaatatcttttcataatttaatatttttattaatttattaattaaaattttaaatctaattaaactATTATAAGAATTCCATTCCTAACTATAGAATAATTTGAGctgaaaactttttaattttaatgatcattttgaaaaagtgtacatattttattaatataataataaatttaacttttaaagtttacataatttatcaatttggtcctgatttaataaatttagcctacAACATCAACAAAgaatatagaaaaagaaaagtataaTTAGTAGTAAAGTTGGAAttaattatctcaattttgaaagtgcGGTGCACATTTCTAACATTTAAAGCAATTAAGACAGCATTCAATATTTGGGATATATGTTGTTGTTCTCTTGGTGGGAAAATTCTAATAGCCAACAAAAGCATTAATTCAAATCAGATACTGGATTAAGTATTCattccattttaaattattttctgattttgaaatttgaatttaataaattttaaatgcaaaCATTTCATTTCTTATTCCACGAGAATAGCaccaaacaaaatcaaatctttacTTTTTTAATGAGGTTTTGGGAAtttatgtatgttttttttcaaattttattctaaatttaagttaattacattttcagaaccattttgaatatattataattgttattatgtttttaatagtttgatatttttttaaaaaaaattaattaagttgttcCGACCTTTTCGCACCCAATTGAACCTTTCAACTaagaaaattaatcaaatagaCTCTTTAACGAATGTTGACCgttaaaaactaatgaaattgaTGACATGACCGTTATGCCGgttaaaaaacttatttttgaaacatggctttaaataagtataaattttaatgatgtgGATTTTTTCACATGATTTCAAtgcttaaaagttaaaacttcATCAagattttccattattttcttGACAACCAAATACTATTTGCAAAGCAGAGCATTtccaaaaaattacaaaagaaaatattttcgtaaagtttttatctttttcaccATCCGCAAGCTTAATAGTCATTTTCATCGACCTTCATCCTTCACTCATTGCTTACTTGTGAAACTGAGATAAACTCATCCCAAACAACTCCTTCACCATTGCTAAACCCGTTTCCACCTTCACCACCATAGTTAACACCTaacattatcatttttaagCAAAAACGAACCATAACCATACCTTCAACAAAACTCAAATCATTAAGACAAAGACAAATGTTTCAAATGTATAAAACCCAAATCAACAAGAAAGTGATCGGTTAGTAAAAATAGACAAACAAGtctaaaaattttcctaaaaaaactAACAATACACTAACCaacaaaagttgtaaaaattcTTTGTAACccatattttattagaaaatcctATGGTGGATACAAACTTGTTCTATGTTggataattgaaaattttcactcaattcCTCTGATTCTTCCGAAGCATTGaatttacaaagaaaaagatTTGGATATCAATGATGATAATGAGGATGGGTTGAGTTCTGAACCCAAGGTCTAGATTCACAAAGTTCTTAATAGCATCAAAGAAAATCATTTTGGAAAGAGAAAGAATGGAAGAAAGGGTTTTATTATGATGTTAAAACAAGAACCAAATGGAGTTTCACCCGTAATAAGATGGTGAGTGACGACAATTAGGTTTAGAAAAGAAAGGATTCCtcatttttagaaaagtttgaaattgaagaccaaaaatttttttatttataaatgtattattttaataactaaattccattccataatattttttaaaaaattccataTCATTTTGCCATgtggaaaaaaatgaaactttaaaaacaattaaacaactgtaattgtcacaacataaGTTCAGTTAGTTTTAATGATCAACGTTAGTCAAAGGGtctatttgattaattttctcAGTTGAAGAACTTAAGTGGATGCAAAAAAGTCGgaaggacttaattgatttttttttttaaaaattcaagcgCCTTTATACCATAaagatttttccttttattcttaCCTTTTTTGGCcaaattattgtttattttattctttatatctattttatagtttatgttTAGAGCTCGTAATTGTTACTCTAAAATAATATAGTCTTCAAAGTTCAAATTTGCTTCTCCGAAAGAAaattgttgtttattttaatttatgcaaatttaatctaaatgcaattttaaaaaaaatagaaagctATCTTAAAAGGGACGTTATATTATAGTTCTCAATCTTTTTCACATTATATGCAAGCATTTTCCCGCATCtccttttacaaaaataaaaaataaagaaaagtgaaaatataataataataataataataataataataatagaagaaaaattagaaacatTAGCGGTGTGTGGTAGGGAAGGTCTCAGCCTCATAATAATTTTGGACATAATCATCACCATAGATCTGATCAATAACAAGTACCAACCCCATAGCAAAGGCTCCATCAAAGCCTGGTTTTAAGGAAAGCAAAAACACATCCTTCCCAAGTACCACCTTCCTCGAAGCATCAACTTTCCGTTTGATCTCAGCCATTGATTCCTTCCTTGCATTCAATATCTTGCAGCTTCGTTGCCCAAAGTTCCCTTCGATCTGGTACTCCTCTCCTGGATTGTTCAACATTTCAACTATCATCCCACACCGTCCGATTATTGATGATCTTTTCACACTGAATATCGGTTTCTGTCCTTCCGATCTTTCCCCTACAAACCCTTCCCACCGCTGATGCAAACTCGGCCTCTGCGAGAAGGAAACGCCAACTAACTAACCCTACATGAACCGAGTCAAATCGTtcgaattaaaaagaaaatgaagaaacatACCTTTTTTCTTAGGGTGAGTAGGCATTTTCCATGAGCATCCATAAGAACAAGTTGACCTTTATCACGAGGAAGAGGGCCGTAGGAGTCGACTCGGAAGAGTAACCGGCCTTTACAGTCGTAAACAATGAAGCCATCGTTGGCGAAGAAAAGAGAAGTTTTAAGAACAGTGAGATGCTTCTCTTGTTCGTAAATATATTCGCCATCTACACCCAAACCTGCTTTCATTTTTGTTCCGCTCTATTATAACTAATCCAGGGTGTTTTAATTTGAAGCAAAAGAGGGAAAAACAGTGAAGAATTTTGAGTGTAAATGTGAGGGACTGAACTGAAATAGAAAAAGTAGACGTTGAACGGAAGATTTATATAGTGCCTTTGGGAGGAACATACAACACGTTTCAGACAGAACTGAATGCTCGATTggaaatttcattttcttatttgttttcgGCATTTAAATTATGATTGCCCACGTGTTTTTTCCTTTAATATAAGGTAATAAATATCCACAAAaagaatattattaattattatccaaaaaaataaagaatgttTGTATTTAGAAATACGTGAGTTAGGGCCCTCGACTCTCTCTCTATAAAAAAAGCCATTTgtcttcaattttataaaaaatttgttttagtcgtttatttaatattttatattttagttctcaaatttatatttttatcaaatcactctaaaataaataaaaaattaggctcatttgtttcattgaaaatggctttggaaaataatttacttttcgaaaaagctaatattttcagtgtttggatgaatctatgtaaaatattttcttttgtttggcaagttctttaaaatatttcatagaagttgttttcaattaaacaaacatacatttgagatttttttttatttttcattgtttaattgagcttattttatatctataattttatattttacattgtttttacatatattaaaaatattttgttaaatttaggttcattgcaatgatcattttttagttacatgactaccaactgagtattttttatttaaaaatgtgacattaacaaaattgaccaaaaaaaagTCAACAATGTCAGCagttggacttgattttcaaatctggaaagtagagggactaaattcttgaaaataaaagtacagaaactaaattacaaatttgtgaagagtatatagacttatgacatattttaacatttatactacaaaacatttattattaatatatccataattgtaataaatatttagtattaaaaattaatattaatattttcaataatatgtgaatgatattatttaaaattattattttaaaatttactattaaaataaattattaaaataataaattatattaattatattaataatttattatatgactaaatataaataattaaatacgtatatttaatattattaaaatataatattttatattaatattttaaatatttttaaaaataaaaataaaatttattatcaatataataatattaaacttgatttaagttaatttttatataaaagtaaaattatctattaaGGAGCTTTTTTCcggaaaatgacttacgcttttcaaaaggataagtcattttacaaggaAAAAGACTTATTTTCCGTTGACCTGTAAGTCATCTTTTGTTAACCAAGCTGTTTTCTGTGAAACAAATACAGGAAAATGCAGAAAACATTTTTcgtaaaaccttttacatgtaaacaGATAGACCCttaatgttttctaattttactGATTTGGCATACACATGAATGAtacgtaaatatttaattaattttttaaaattttaagaattcaaaaaattgtaaaagtatttttaaaattaaaatcactaaaaaaatataaaacttatttaaaaattaattaaatgctgaCATGCCATCCTTGTGGCAATCCATGTGTATGACATGTCAGCAAATTTAACAAACGTTAAGTTTTCCATCCATTTTAGGaagatttgacaaaaaaatgtaagtttaaagattaaaataactttttatataGTTTGAGAGTCAAATAAAGCattatatcaaaagaaaaatatgatttaactTAGTTAacgttattaaattaaatcaattaatgaaatgtaactttaaatacaaatttagaataaaaagtttaaatataaaatgagaaaaattgaaGAGTTTAGCTGCCAAAGTAAgtttgagtatatatatatatatatatatatatatatatatatatatatatatatatataatttagaggTCAAACCATTCTCTAAAACTCTTATTTACTGTTAGTACTTAGTAGTGTAGAATATGAGAACAAATCATTAAAACtgaaattagattaatttaattttaaaattttacgatAATGtggtatattttatataaaaaattaaacaaaatgagATAATATGATTAGTTATCGTTTGTACAAATATAACGATTATGTGTAAActctaaaagaagaaaattctaaaatatttagaatttagattTGATAATTCAACAAACTTCATTATGAtgtattattaataaaataattaattagattatGATATAATACAATGTGATTGAAAATTTacgtaaaaataatattgacatAAAAATAAAGGTTTATGGGTGTAGAAAGTTctgaaacttaaaaaaaaaaccaattaagttcttcttttttttacactcaattgagcatttgaactttcaaaatgcgtAAAAAATGCCCTTaaacttcttttaaaaaaagcaattaagcccatgttttttttactcaattgtgtacttgaactttcaaaatgtatcaaaaagactctcaaaatttttcaaaaaagcaattaagcccttgctcttattaaaattagaaaaaaatttaaaaaatttaaaataataaaatttaataaaatataaaatttattaaaaattagaattttttataaaaattgtaaaaaaaataaaaaattgtaaaattttataaaaatcataaaaaattaacaacccCTAGTTGTTTTTCAATTGAAGTCATCATGTGTCGCAACACAGTGTGACATGTggcaacattttaaaaaaaaataaaaatcaataaaagttatagaaaaattataaaatgcttcttttggtacaataatttttataaaataaatttatgaaatatatatttctttacattttgtataattttcttatgattttataaaattttatatttttatatttctatatattttataatttttcatgattgttataaaatttcacaattttttattttttacgatttttatactttttctaattttaatatttgaattttattaaaatttaataatatttatagcttttattgattttatttttataatttttctctaattttaataaaagcagggacttaattgctttttaaaaaagttttaggATCTTTTAATGCATACCCAATTGAGTACAAAAAAAAAGGTAGggacttaattatttttaagaaatattttgaatgttagatactaaaataaataaataaagcaacaaggatttaattgtattttaaaaaaaaaaattgagaactttttacatcattaacttaaaaataattttaatgagagAGACAAGATGGTGACCCAAGTCCCAagaaaaaaggaattttattGAGTGGAATACGTATGGTCTACGTCTATCTGTCGGGCAAATGATATGCAAAAGATTGGAATATTGTCGGTAGGGTAAccaatctaaataaaaatgaaaatggtaaggtTTTGTTTAGTTAGAGCATAGTTTTCAAGCTTTCATGGAAAGAGAGCGGACGCTACAAATGAGGACATTAGTACCAATTATGAGATTCGTGGGTTACCATTTCCTTTTTAGGTATCAagattaagttataaatacaCTTTTACTTCATatgtttatagtttttttaaatcaaaatttatccgCCCCTTTTACGTTGTCCATGTTTATAGGTTAAGTCACACTAAGTTGGGGAAATGTCTAAACTCAATATACTTCATTGtctaaacataataaaatattgaaaatatttatatattttaataattaattcaaataaaattatttaatttaaattcaagttagtttgtttgaaaaataaaaaaattattgttaaaacttTACTCGACTCAGGTGGGTCACAGATCTACCTTCTATCATCTTTTTAACTTTAcgagttcaaaaagaaatatgtgCCAACAAAACCGTGATAAAGTTGTGTATTAGTATGAGTGGGTAGAGTTTAAATATCGAAAACTCATCCCTTGTCCCAAATTTGTACTAATAAGTTAACACCCTTATTTATGTGGTATAATTGATGGTTAAAGAACATAGACAACCAAGCTTTAagaattttggaaaatgaaattctagtaaaaactttaataaagtTTTGACTCCTAAGTAATTAATCATTTGGATAAATTCCATATTATAGTCGTAATACTTGTTAACTCATATAACCAataaatatatggaaaataatactttaaaaaaaccccttgaaatttattaagtttaataagattgttaatttaattatgcatttat
This genomic window from Gossypium raimondii isolate GPD5lz chromosome 10, ASM2569854v1, whole genome shotgun sequence contains:
- the LOC105776787 gene encoding methyl-CpG-binding domain-containing protein 11 — translated: MESKEEVFSVELPAPASWKKMFSPKKVGSPRKTEIMFIAPTGEEISSRKQLEQYLKSHPGNPPITEFDWGTGETPRRSARISEKAKATPTPEKEPPKKRGRKSLSAKKENKETEAVPEKSEGEKENEKEDAPATEKETAAAEREKDTSIETQVQDGGKTEVADQTGHADTKMEEAGTDVKVPETAEAGKKEEAAGTEETPTAMEVQEKPAEASCTDGTQTAKEEEAPTEKVPQTQAEENGTCEKQPENPETVTLEANGGVEKENPNGAVPVSEGEAKETQGLQEVAGKCSVEVEDKGKAVDGEVIENGKVKEGGKADTPQPTGSAPASN
- the LOC105776785 gene encoding glucan endo-1,3-beta-glucosidase 14 gives rise to the protein MECTSSVYLPTFHMGSSIFLWLFLIFSVIFSPVSAKHSVTWTYGVNYGRIANNLPQPESVVTLLKAAKINHIRIYDADHGVLQAFKGSGIEIIIGLPNEYLKEISIGEDRAMNWVQENVQAFLPDTRIRGIAVGNEILGGTTIELWEVLLPAAKNVYSALYRLGLQHTVEVSSPHSEAVFANSFPPSACIFRPDVAPFMKPLLEFFSQIGSPFYINAYPFLAYKNDPQHIDINYALFKDNRGIYDAKTKLHYDNMFEAQVDAAYAALDKAGFNKMQVIVSETGWASHGDPDEAGANVKNARTYNRNLRKLLGKKKGTPFRPKMVIKAYVFALFNENLKPGPTSERNFGLFKPDGSIAYDVGFTGLVPSAAPPSILVSFKEIAGQGWLRWSYLLVSTAWAVVLL
- the LOC105775009 gene encoding protein LURP-one-related 12; protein product: MKAGLGVDGEYIYEQEKHLTVLKTSLFFANDGFIVYDCKGRLLFRVDSYGPLPRDKGQLVLMDAHGKCLLTLRKKRPSLHQRWEGFVGERSEGQKPIFSVKRSSIIGRCGMIVEMLNNPGEEYQIEGNFGQRSCKILNARKESMAEIKRKVDASRKVVLGKDVFLLSLKPGFDGAFAMGLVLVIDQIYGDDYVQNYYEAETFPTTHR